GCCCGTTGGGCTGTCCGACCCGGGGACAGGCCGCAGGCCCTATGCGGTCGTTCAGCTACGTCCCGAAAACCGGGGCAGAACACTCTTCGGAATGGTTGGGTTCCAGACCAAGCTCAGGCAGCCGGAACAAGAAAGGATATTCAGGATGATCCCGGGTCTGGAAAGGGCCGTTTTTGAACGTTTGGGAAGTATCCATCGCAACACTTTCATCAACGCGCCGGCCCTGCTGGACCAATTTCAGAGGGCCTGTTCGGCGCCATGGCTGTCGTTCGCCGGACAGATTACCGGTGTCGAGGGGTATGTGGAATCCATCGCCGGCGGGGCAATGTCCGGTATATATACCGCGTGGGAAATCCTTGGGAACACCCCGTGCCCGCCGCCGGAATTCACCATGATCGGCGCCCTGCTGGGCCGGCTTTCATCTACTCCCCGGGGCGGTTTTCAGCCGGTAAATGCCCAGTTCGGTCTGCTCCCGCCCCTGGAAGGTCAGCGGCTCGGCAAGGCAGCCAGAAAAGAAGCCATGGCTGAGAGGGCGCTGAAACACATGAGGGCATACCTGGCCGATATCCCTTCATGACAGGATCCTGAAAAGGGTACATGGCTGCGTGGCGGGTTCATGGCTTTTTACTCCACGGAAAGCGAAAAGTGTCATTTTCTGGACATTGAAAATCAACTGAAATATACTACTGGTTTGCTAAAGACTTCTGGATCGGTTTTGCCTTTTGAATGCCGTTTTCAGCCAACCGGGGGGAAGTCCCGTGCAGGATTGGACATTCGTGGAAAAATACCTTCGGTATCTGTCCGACGTGCAGGGCGCATCACCCAACACGGTGTCCGCCTACCGAAGGGACCTTACGGAATACCGGCAATATCTTTCCGGGAGAGAAATGGCTCCGGATTCCCCTGCATCGGTCCGTTCCTATATGGGTTTTCTTTTCAGAAGGGGCCTTACCCGTTCCAGTATGGCAAGAAAGATCTCGGCTGTACGTTCCTGCAGTCGGTACATGGTCCGGGAGGGCCTCATCAGCTTTAACCCGTGCGATGGCATCCCGGTTCCGCGCGCCGGCCGAAAGACACCCCGGTTCCTTAACCTTGACGAGGTCAATGCGCTGCTCGAAACACCGGCCGGCCGGCGGCCCATTGATCTCCGGGACCTCACCCTCTGGGAAATTCTTTACACCTCCGGCATCCGGGTCAGTGAACTGGCAGGCCTTAGCCTGTCGGATTGGAACCATGAGGGAAGGACGGTGAGGGTAATGGGAAAGGGGAGCAGGGAACGTGTCGTTCCCCTCGGGAGACAGGCTGTGGAGAGGATGGAAACCTATCTGAGAGCCACTGATCGTTGGCCGCCTGCGAGGGATCGCTCCCCCGTTTTTCTGAGCACAAGGGGCACACGCCTTACGGTTCGCAGCATCCAGAAACGCCTGGAAAAAAGGCTCCGGGCCTGCGGCCTGAACAACCGGATCAGCCCACACGTGCTGAGACACACATTCGCCACCCACCTTCTTGACAGCGGAGCTGATATAAGGTCCATTCAGGAAATGTTGGGTCACGTAAGCCTGGAAACGACACAGAGATACACTCACGTGACACTGGAACGCCTGCTGGATGTCTATGACAAGAGCCATCCAAGGGCATCGGCAAAAGGAGGGAAGGCATGAAGGGCACAACTGTGCTTGCAATCATGAGGGATGGAAAGGTGGCCATGGGCGGTGACGGTCAGGTCACCATGGGAGATACAACCATCAAGCATACCGCCCGCAAGGTCCGCACATTACACCAGGGAAAGGTTCTGGTAGGGTTTGCGGGCGCCACCGCAGACGCTTTTACCCTCTTCGAACGGTTTGAAAAGAAGCTGGATCAATATTCCGGCAATCTGTCCAGGGCTGCCGTCGAGCTGGCCAAAGACTGGCGCACCGACAAGGTGCTCAGACGATTGGAAGCCCTCATGGCCGTCTGTAACCTGGAGGACCTTTTCCTCATTTCCGGCACCGGGGATGTCCTGGAACCGGAGGGTGGAATTCTTGCTATTGGATCCGGGGGGGGTTACGCCAGGGCGGCCGCCGAAGCCCTGATGAAGCATACGGATATGCCGGCGGCGAGAATTGTCAATGAGGCCCTTCTCATCGCCTCCGGGATCTGTATTTACACAAACGACCAGATCCACGTTGAAGAGCTAGGCTGAGGATTACTGTAGATATGACACACAAAAATTTTACCCCGAGAGAGATCGTCGACAGCCTGGACCGGTTCATAATCGGGCAGGAACGGGCGAAAAGATCCGTGGCCATCGCCCTGAGGAACCGATGGAGAAGACGTCAGGTCCCGGAAGAACTCAGGGATGAGATCGCCCCGAAAAACATTATAATGATGGGCCCCACCGGAGTCGGCAAGACCGAGATTGCCAGGCGCCTCGCAAATCTGGCTGATTCGCCGTTTCTCAAGGTGGAGGCCACGAAATTCACCGAGGTGGGCTATGTGGGCAGGGATGTTGAGTCCATGGTCCGCGATCTGATGGAGCTGACCATCAAGATGGTTCGTGAGGAACACACCACATCCGTCAGAGAGAGAGCCGACATCCTTGCTGAGGAGCGCACCCTCGAACTTCTCCTGCCCGGCGCCCCTGTCAGGCACACCGATCCGGGGGAGGAGAAGGCCCCAAACGTGGATACGAAGGAGAAACTCCGGGCGATGCTTCGCAAGGGAAAACTGGACGATCGGGAGGTAGAGATCCAGGTTGAGGAGAGGTCCAAACCTCTTGTTGAGATATTCAGTGGCCCGGGTATGGAGGGTATGGACTTTAACATCAAGGATATGATGGGCAGCATGTTCCCTGGAAGGAAAAAAACCCGTAAGGTCAGGATCCCGGAGGCGGCCGAAATCCTTGCCGAGGAGGAGGCCCAGAAGCTCATCGACATGGACAAGGTTGTCTCCGAGGCCGTCATACGGGTTGAACAGAACGGCATTATCTTCCTGGATGAGATCGACAAAATTTCCGGTGGATCCGGCGGGCAGGGGCCTGACGTTTCCAGGGAGGGTGTCCAAAGGGACCTGCTTCCCATAATTGAGGGAACAACCGTCACCACCAAACATGGGATGATCAAGACCGACCACATCCTGTTCATCGCCGCCGGGGCATTTCATGGGACAAAGCCATCGGATCTGCTGCCTGAGCTTCAGGGGCGTTTTCCCATAAGAGTTGAGCTTGACCCGTTGACACGGGAGGATTTTGTGCGCATTCTCACCGAGCCTGAGAACGCATTGATCCTCCAATACACCGAGCTTCTCCATACCGAGGGGCTGGAGCTCTCTTTCTCTTCGGATGCCATCGAGACAATCGCGAGGATGGCCGAGGAGGTAAATACCCGCACCGAGAATATCGGCGCCAGGAGGCTTCACACAATCATGGAAAAGCTTCTGGAGGAGGTGTCTTTCACCGCCCCGGATCTCACGGACAAGAAGATCAGCATCGATTCAAAATACGTTCAGGAAAGGCTGTCCGATGTGGTCGGAGATGAGGACCTCAGCCGATACATCCTTTGACCCATAATTGAGATGGAAGGAAAAATGAAACGTGTGCTGCTGGTAGAGAGCAAAAATATCCACAGACAGGCTCTGAAGGACCTTCTGTCCCATGAGGGTTTCACCATCCAGGAGGCATTGGACGGTCAACAGGGGATAAACGCCGTGAGGACTTCGGACCGCTTCGATCTCGTTTTTCTCGCCGACAGGATGCCGGGACTATCCGGAACAGACACCCTCATCGCCATACGAAAATACAGCCCCCATCAGCCTGTCATCATGCTGATGGGAAGGGAGGACAGGAAGGCCGCAAGCCTGGCTCTGGCCCGGGGAGCGGCTGATATCATCCAGAAGCCGTTCAAGTCCGAGGAGATTCACCTCACTGTCAGAAACGTTATGGAAAAAAGCCGTCTTAAGCTGAGCGAGGAAAAGCAGTTCGAACGGCTGCGGCGCCTGGAAAAACACACCAGGCAATTGACCTCATTCAGCATGAATGAGGTCCTCAAAGAGGATATCCTCCGCGAGGACAAGTTCCTGAAGAAAACCCTCGAACTGATTGCAGATATTATGGAAACCAGGAAGGTATCCATAATGCTGCTGGACAAGAACGGCAAGGAACTCGTGATGGCCCAGTCAACCTGGCTGAGCCCGGAGATCATGAAGTCCATCCATCAACCGGTTTCGAAGGGGGTTTCGGGGTGGGTCGTCCGAAACGCCAAGCCGGTCCTTATCAAGGATGTCAACAAGGACAAAAGGATAAAGCTGGCCCGGTTTTCGAAACAGTATAATTCGCCTTCCTTTGTCTGCACACCATTGTTTTTCAACCAGAAGGTCGTCGGCGCCATCAGCGCCAACGACAAAATTGACGGGAGCGACTTTAGCGAAAGCGATCTGGCCGTTCTCAACACCTTCACCCACCTTGTTTCCATGGAGATCGCCAATCTTTCCGTAAACCGGAAAGCCGAGAGGGAATACCTGAAGCTGACGTTTATCAACAACGTTGTTTTCGC
This genomic stretch from bacterium BMS3Abin14 harbors:
- the xerC_2 gene encoding tyrosine recombinase XerC; this translates as MEKYLRYLSDVQGASPNTVSAYRRDLTEYRQYLSGREMAPDSPASVRSYMGFLFRRGLTRSSMARKISAVRSCSRYMVREGLISFNPCDGIPVPRAGRKTPRFLNLDEVNALLETPAGRRPIDLRDLTLWEILYTSGIRVSELAGLSLSDWNHEGRTVRVMGKGSRERVVPLGRQAVERMETYLRATDRWPPARDRSPVFLSTRGTRLTVRSIQKRLEKRLRACGLNNRISPHVLRHTFATHLLDSGADIRSIQEMLGHVSLETTQRYTHVTLERLLDVYDKSHPRASAKGGKA
- the clpQ gene encoding ATP-dependent protease subunit ClpQ, with protein sequence MKGTTVLAIMRDGKVAMGGDGQVTMGDTTIKHTARKVRTLHQGKVLVGFAGATADAFTLFERFEKKLDQYSGNLSRAAVELAKDWRTDKVLRRLEALMAVCNLEDLFLISGTGDVLEPEGGILAIGSGGGYARAAAEALMKHTDMPAARIVNEALLIASGICIYTNDQIHVEELG
- the hslU gene encoding ATP-dependent protease ATPase subunit HslU gives rise to the protein MTHKNFTPREIVDSLDRFIIGQERAKRSVAIALRNRWRRRQVPEELRDEIAPKNIIMMGPTGVGKTEIARRLANLADSPFLKVEATKFTEVGYVGRDVESMVRDLMELTIKMVREEHTTSVRERADILAEERTLELLLPGAPVRHTDPGEEKAPNVDTKEKLRAMLRKGKLDDREVEIQVEERSKPLVEIFSGPGMEGMDFNIKDMMGSMFPGRKKTRKVRIPEAAEILAEEEAQKLIDMDKVVSEAVIRVEQNGIIFLDEIDKISGGSGGQGPDVSREGVQRDLLPIIEGTTVTTKHGMIKTDHILFIAAGAFHGTKPSDLLPELQGRFPIRVELDPLTREDFVRILTEPENALILQYTELLHTEGLELSFSSDAIETIARMAEEVNTRTENIGARRLHTIMEKLLEEVSFTAPDLTDKKISIDSKYVQERLSDVVGDEDLSRYIL
- the sphR gene encoding alkaline phosphatase synthesis transcriptional regulatory protein SphR; its protein translation is MKRVLLVESKNIHRQALKDLLSHEGFTIQEALDGQQGINAVRTSDRFDLVFLADRMPGLSGTDTLIAIRKYSPHQPVIMLMGREDRKAASLALARGAADIIQKPFKSEEIHLTVRNVMEKSRLKLSEEKQFERLRRLEKHTRQLTSFSMNEVLKEDILREDKFLKKTLELIADIMETRKVSIMLLDKNGKELVMAQSTWLSPEIMKSIHQPVSKGVSGWVVRNAKPVLIKDVNKDKRIKLARFSKQYNSPSFVCTPLFFNQKVVGAISANDKIDGSDFSESDLAVLNTFTHLVSMEIANLSVNRKAEREYLKLTFINNVVFALAASESPEEIYQNLVDKMRTNLRANHCVLLTVEEQGKLLAVRAVSSESDISIPPEPFAPGRGIFAKVLQTGKSVETGNAAGNDAVDGKADLPGSIRADRIVATPLKLKGNIVAIMAFYDREDGGPFDAWDIEILSSLAPHAAIGLKNAWLYQNLTQSIDEVAATEKKLDEAVRAVAEKDMKLARLEQ